In Saimiri boliviensis isolate mSaiBol1 chromosome 12, mSaiBol1.pri, whole genome shotgun sequence, one genomic interval encodes:
- the RSL1D1 gene encoding ribosomal L1 domain-containing protein 1, translating into MEDSASTPLSSSAATATSTSTPAAPTARKQLDKEQVRKALDALLTHCKSRKNNYGLLLNENENLFLMVVLWKIPSKELRVRLPLPHGIRSDLEDICLFTKDEPNSTPEKTEQFYRKLLNKHGIKTISQIIPFQTLKKEYKPFEAKLRLLSTFDFFLTDARIRRLLPSLIGRHFYQRKKVPVSVNLLSKNLSREINDCIGGTVLNISKSGSCSAIRVGHVGMQIEHIIENIVAVTKGLSEKLPEKWESVKLLFVKTEKSAALPIFSSFVSNWDEATKKSMLNKKKKEARKKRRERNHEKQKERTKIRKKKQQASKPASVLSKDAVAPESVDTTEKKPESKKEQTPEHGKKRRRKGKAQVQVANDSEDEIPQLVPIGKTPAKKNVEIQKHATGKKSPTKSPIPSTPRGKKRKALPASETPEAAESETPKAAESETPGKAPRKKPKIKEEAVKEKSPSLGKKDVRQTPKKPEAKFFTTPSKSARKASHTPKKRPKKTKVPQST; encoded by the exons ATGGAGGACTCGGCCTCCACGCCGCTGTCATCTTCAGCCgcgactgcaacctccacctcgacTCCAGCTGCCCCGACAGCACGGAAGCAGCTGGACAAAGAGCAG GTTAGAAAGGCATTGGACGCTCTCTTGACACATTGCAAGTCCAGGAAGAACAATTATGGGTTGCTTTTGAATgagaatgaaaatttatttttaatggtggTATTATGGAAAATTCCAAGTAAAGAACTGAGGGTCAGATT GCCCTTACCTCATGGTATTCGATCGGATTTAGAAGATATCTGTTTATTTACAAAGGACGAACCCAATTCAACTCCTGAAAAGACAGAGCAGTTCTATAGAAAGCTTTTAAACAAGCATGGAATTAAAACCATTTCTCAG ATTATCCCCTTTCAAACTCTAAAGAAGGAATACAAACCCTTTGAAGCCAAGCTCCGCCTTCTGAGCACTTTTGACTTCTTCCTTACTGATGCCAGAATTAGGCGGCTCTTACCCTCACTCATTGGGAGACATTTCTATCAAAGAAAGAA AGTTCCAGTATCTGTAAACCTTCTGTCCAAGAATTTATCAAGAGAGATCAATGACTGTATAGGTGGAACAGTcttaaacatttctaaaagtgGTTCTTGCAG TGCTATACGCGTTGGTCACGTTGGAATGCAGATTGAGCACATCATTGAAAACATTGTTGCTGTCACCAAAGGACTTTCAGAAAAATTGCCGGAG aaGTGGGAGAGCGTGAAACTCCTCTTTGTGAAAACTGAGAAATCGGCTGCTCTTCCCATCTTTTCCTCGTTTGTCAGCAATTGGGATGAAGCCACCAAAAAATCTATgcttaataagaagaaaaaa GAGGCAAGGAAAAAACgaagagaaagaaatcatgaaaaacaaaaggagaggaccaaaatcagaaagaagaaacagcaggCTAGCAAGCCTGCATCAGTCCTTAGTAAAGACGCCGTGGCACCTGAAAGTGTTGACACTACAGAGAAGAAACCTGAATCAAAGAAGGAGCAGACCCCCGAGCATGGGAAGAAAAGGCGTCGCAAAGGAAAAGCCCAAGTTCAAGTGGCAAATGACTCCGAAGACGAAATTCCACAGCTGGTACCAATAGGAAAGACTCCAGCTAAGAAGAATGTAGag ATTCAAAAACATGCCACAGGAAAGAAGTCTCCAACAAAGAGTCCTATTCCCAGCACACCTcgtgggaagaaaagaaaggccttGCCAGCATCTGAGACCCCTGAAGCTGCAGAATCTGAGACCCCTAAGGCTGCAGAATCTGAGACCCCAGGAAAAGCCCCACGGAAGAAGCCAAAAATCAAAGAAGAGGCAGTGAAGGAAAAAAGTCCTTCGCTGGGGAAAAAAGATGTGAGACAGACTCCTAAAAAGCCAGAGGCCAAGTTCTTCACCACTCCTAGTAAATCTGCCAGAAAAGCTTCCCACACCCCCAAAAAACGGCCCAAAAAAACCAAAGTACCCCAGTCAACCTAA